Proteins co-encoded in one Raphanus sativus cultivar WK10039 unplaced genomic scaffold, ASM80110v3 Scaffold0401, whole genome shotgun sequence genomic window:
- the LOC130502045 gene encoding uncharacterized protein LOC130502045, translating to MGASAPAQLGIPSDSLVSDFIINGSWNLPPARSDLHLRAMVSISAVTPSAQQDHATWIVNSVTHSQFSSKIMWNAIRPRQQTLTGASVVWHTAIIPKHSTNAWLFLLNRNPTLMRIKSWNSDIEITCVLCGLSEENRDHLFFDCSYSWTCWSNCTLKLGFTSVPRGWDPVILWLLSLPKRSPSSVAAYQVWAAVLYEVWMERNRRLHDGTTFPEVVLIRSIMRTVRDKALLYSILVSL from the coding sequence ATGGGAGCGTCTGCCCCGGCTCAACTCGGTATTCCTTCTGATTCCCTGGTATCAGATTTTATTATCAACGGCTCTTGGAACCTTCCTCCAGCGAGGTCGGACCTCCACTTAAGAGCTATGGTTTCTATTTCTGCTGTCACTCCTTCTGCACAGCAGGATCACGCCACCTGGATAGTTAACTCTGTCACACATTCCCAATTTTCCTCGAAGATTATGTGGAATGCTATTCGGCCTAGACAACAAACTCTCACTGGAGCTTCTGTTGTTTGGCATACAGCAATCATTCCCAAGCATTCCACAAATGCTTGGTTGTTCCTCTTAAACAGAAATCCCACTTTAATGAGAATAAAGTCTTGGAATTCTGATATTGAAATTACTTGCGTGCTGTGTGGTCTCTCTGAAGAAAATAGAGATCATTTGTTTTTTGACTGCAGCTATTCTTGGACCTGTTGGAGTAACTGCACGCTCAAGCTCGGTTTTACCTCGGTTCCAAGGGGATGGGATCCCGTAATTCTCTGGTTGTTATCTCTCCCGAAGAGATCACCGTCTTCAGTGGCCGCTTATCAGGTCTGGGCTGCTGTGTTGTATGAAGTTTGGATGGAGCGTAATAGACGACTCCATGATGGTACTACCTTCCCGGAGGTCGTTTTGATTCGCAGTATTATGAGGACAGTTAGAGATAAGGCACTGCTCTATTCAATACTGGTTTCTCTCTAG